ATTCAATGATTTTGtgatgtttataaaaaaaattgattgtttaaaagtaaaaatgaaaacaactgTCATTCCAGAtgcaaactaacaaataaacctGTAATTACTTTCTTCATCACATGATCAATACAAGAATTACTAACAAATTAATCAAttattttgatcattttgaaGACAAAGCTACAAATGTATCATGTTGTATGATCAGATAAAAGTACTTACTTGTAACAATCAGCTTGGTTCCTGGTCCGAATACCACAGTGATTCAGTTTGTACACATGGTCGTACAAAAACCTCCTGACTGTCACTGATGAGGGAACTGAAACATCCTGCTGAGACCAACTTTCACTGTCAACATCTCATTCACTCTCACCATGATTCAGACTCTGAAACACTGCTGAAGTGGAATTGTTGTATTGAATCATATATATTGTGTTTTCAGAGAACAGAGATTTAAAGAAGAACAATTAACTTGGCTTTATCTGTTGCAgtggtgtgttttattttattttattattttggtcATGATTAGGCTGTAACTCAGCAAATAAAACTGAGTGTACAGAATCATCTATTAGTGTGGAAATAAGGGAATACTACAGAATATACAATAATATTAACAGTGACAGATGCAATGGACTGGTAACGTGTCCAAGGTTGAGTCCTTTCTACCACATGAAGAGTGCTGGGATAGTCTCAGACAGATCCCCGTGGTCCTTTTAGGAAAAAGTCGTATTGCTAATGGATAAATGGATCAATAATAATTTATTCATGTACTTTTAACTACATGTTTATGTTTCAATACATTGTAATGCATTTCTGTAGTAGAATtggttagtttttttattttctttggtagTGTATATACACGAGAGGTTCAGAAAGCAGAAGTATTTATGTCAAGAGGTTTTTGTCACAGTGTGAATCACTGTGTTACAGTCTCCTCAGTAGAGTGAGTAGAGTTGTCCCATGTCTGACAGTGATAAACTGCAGAGTCTCCTGTCTCTGCTGTCTGGATGATAAACTGATAATCTATGTTTGATGTGGCTTTAGAGTTAAATCTGTCTGAGGAGAATCCTGGTCCAAATTCGTTAGGTGAGCTGTGGCTGTGGTAAAATCTCAAAACATACTGAGGAGTTCCACCAGGCACCTGTTTAAACCATCTAACATACTTAAATTCAGGCTTTTCAATGTTGCAGTTTAGAACAACTTCTTGTCCTGCAGAGACTGTGTGAACAGCAGGTGTCTGGGTCAACACTTTTGCTGCATCAACATctgtcaaaaaaacaaagaatcatGAGGAAATagttgatttttgaaaaccacagAATAAAAGCTGAAGCAGAGGAGAATCTTACACATCAGAGCAGTGATGAGAGTACAGAGGGTCCCCAGCATGTTGTCAGTGTGCTGAGAATGATGCTGGAACTTGGAAAGAGACCTTACTGCTGACAGATTAGAGAGTTTAGAGGATGAGGAGAGGAGGTGCTGGAGGACTCATTTAATACAACCCTGAAACTCAGAGGGACTGACAGGAGGAGGAGCTTGGAATGgagtcatgttttcttttttcttttatttggtttCTAGGAAATGTTGTCATTGTTTTCATTATTGTCAGGAGCAtcttgatgacatcatcatcatcatcatcatcatcatcatcatcatttattttaacttatgaccatgatcacatggtatggagcacaagaatgtatttgcaaattatagtggaaaataagtatttggtcaataacaaaagttaatctcaacaCGTTGTTATATAGcctaccctttgttggcaatttttttctgtaaaggctggattatggttgtGCGCTACACCCGCACAAAGCACACGCCGCtgtcgtgacgccgtcgtgacgccgtcgtgacgccgtcgtgacgccgtcgtgaacatttcggacttctctgtcactctatTTCGCCGCGGTGTAATACCCCTCACGACCGctaggggggggggtctcttcctgaatggtttatccaacttttccggtcacagtgaatcaaagagataaggataactattgtgcaaaaaaccaaaacaaaataaatcacacatacacgaagagaAGAGCGCTGAATGTTCatgactgcttcacgaaccggaacccgGAAATGCgatgctaccaagcaaaccaatcacagccctctgtgttggtctgcgacctcttgacgcgtagttacaatttgtgggaggtgcacgtcaggcacgCCGTGGCGTGCAGCGTGCGGCGTGGCGTGCGGCGTGGCGTGGCGTGCGGCGTGGCGTGGCGTGGCGTGTGGCGTGGCGtggcgcaacctgcggcgtagGCTCGGCGTCGAAttgttgcagaaccataatccgcCTTAAGTCTTCTCAAGGTTTTcatacactgttgctggtatttgtcccgttcctccatgcagatctcctctagatcagtgatgttttgggtCTGTTGCTGGgaaacacggactttcaactccctccaaagatttccTATGggtttgagatctggagactggctaggccactctacgaccttgaaatgtttcttgcGAAGCCATTCCCTCATTACCCgggtggtgtgtttgggatctttcatgctgaaagacccagccatgtttcatcttcaatgcccttgctgatggaaggaggttttcactcacaaTCTCACGAAACATGGcctcattcattctttcccttacacgggtgagtcgtcctggtccctttgcagaaaaacatccccaaagcatgatgtttccacccccgtgcttcacagtaggtatggtgttctttggatgcaactcagctttctttctcctcctaacatgacaagttgtgtttctaccaaaaagttctattttggcctcagctgaccatataacattctcccaatcctcttctggatcatccaaatgctctctagcaaacttcagacatgGACATGTACCGGTTTAAGCAGGGGGACAcatctggcactgcaggatttgagtccctggcggcgtagtgtgttactgatggtacctttgttactttggtcccagctgtCTGCAGGTCATTTactaggtccccgtgtggttctgggatttttattcaccgttcttgtgatcatttttaccccaaaaGGTGAGAtattgcatggagccccagatggagggagattatcagtggtcttgtatgtcttccattttctaataattgctcccacagttgatttcttcacaccaagcttcttacctattgcagattcttCCCaacctggtgcaggtctacaattttgtttctcacgtcctttgacagctctttggtcttggccagagtggagtttggagtgactgtttgaggttgtggacaggtgtcttttatactgttaaccagttaaaacaggtgccattaatacaggtgtTACGAAACCCCTGGTCAGGCCATGTACAGGTGTTGAGACCAAGGGTCACATAGCATGACATTTAAACCAGTAGGGAACCCAAGCataaaaaggtgcaaataactgAGACAACACAGGGTTTTAAACTGGTGTGCTTGATTTTAGTTACACTCCAGCaagatatttacaatatttacaagtgtacaaaatgaccaaacaaaagtatgccactgccaggggacgtggatgttgccaaaataacaaataagcagCTAAGGATGAACACAGTTCTATCTAACTGTCTAATAAGGAAACCAAAAGCCTGTCTGCCTAACTACACTAACCAGTGGGACAAAAATACAATAGTGGCAACCATCCCTTACCTAATGTGACTAAACATAGATTCTACTACGTGATGCCTGTGTATaggggcccccgtcttacctgtcccAAGGCAGGGCATATACACCAGACTATGAAGCAGAATAATAGCAATAACAGCAGGATGTGCTTCTGGACTctagcaagcaagcaagcaaccaTCAACTTGCTATGAGAGAGAGCCAGCAGGAACTGGCAAACAGCCCTTTtatagggcacaggtggagttgattggaggagggcacaggtggagttgattggaggagggcacaggtggagatgattggTGGAGGGCAGAGACAGGGAACCAGAGGCTGGCCAATGAGAGATGGGTGGTGAATGGCTGCTGGTTATGGACCTCACCTGCAGAGAATGAGTGgtagggaggggaggagaaggtGGAAGAGAAATGCAGAGCCACAGAAAATCCTACCTCTGTGGCACGTAACAACAGGTAACGAATGGAGGACAGATGAgcctcttaaagcagcacaatgtaacttttccacctataatatttccagagtcactCTACACCAGGCAGTCAGTCTGTGGAGGTctcatgcaaagaaaatgtatgaacTTTCTGTTACATGAACATTATTCTGAAATGATTACAACTTTGTAACCCCTTCAAAATTCTGTTCACCTGAAAATCACAAAGATTAAAAGTTgcttgatgtttttctttcgaACAATCTGCTCTTGGTTTAAAGTTATAGTTTAACtggtgaaaaaaacaacaacaaaaaaaacatttgatgaAAGCTCATTTGTGAAATTCTGCTGTTGCTGATTTTTGTTACTTGAGGAATTGCAATTATTTTTGtgttcaaaatataaaaaaacatgactCAGCAAAAATGCTTATCAATCCATACAGAATTGATCCAAGCTCCTCCCCCTATCGGTCCCTCTGAGTTTCAGGGTTGTATTAAATGAGTCCTCCAGCACCTCCTCTCCTCATCCTCTAACTCTCTAATCTGTCAGCAGTAAGGTCTCTTTCCAAGTTCCAGCATCATTCTCAGCACACTGACAACATGCTGGGGACCCTCTGTACTCTCATCACTGCTCTGACATGTAAGATTCTCCTCTAATTAAATATTTTCTGTTCTATATTATCAGTAATTAATGTTTTCCTCAtgatctttttctcttttgtttacaGATGTTGATGCAGTGATAGTGTTGACCCAGACACCTGCTGTCCACACAGTCCCTGCAGGAAAAGAAGTTGTTCTCAATTGTAACATTGAGAGATATGATAGAAATTATGTTAGCTGGTATAAACAGGTGCCTGGTGGAACTCCTCAGTATGTTTTGAGATTTCACTATACCGACAGCTCACCTGGCAACTTTGGACCAGGATTCTCCTCAGACAGATTTAACTCTAAAGCCACATCAACCATAGATTACCAGTTTATCATCCAGAGAGCAGAGACAGGAGACTCTGCAGTTTATTACTGTAACACATGGGACGACTCTGCTAGTGAGGCTGTAACACAGTGATTCACACTGTGACAAAAACCTCCTGACATAAACACTTCTGCTTTCTGAACCTCTGACATCCAAAGTCAAcccaaaaaaaattttttttcaagaataaagtattTCACATTGTATTGACATATACATGTAtaattcataaataaataaatgtataaataaagttattaatGTTGTTATCATTGCTGACCCATTATCTATTATCTGTacctgcttcttcctgtttaggatcacagggatctgctggagactATACCGActgtctgaaataaaaacagatgtaAATCCTGGACAGATGGATGTCCAGAAAATAAATTATggataataatattttattttaccttccATAAATATGTGAATCACTATTTACATAATGCTCCTGTATTTGCTTCACTACCTATAACTATgacatcaaaatgataataaaatacacaaaaaacaagGAGCAAAGTTGATCTTGTCCCAATGAATCCCTttccctgaaaataaaacaaagtcatgaataaaaacaacttctATCCAGCAGTGTTTCAGAGTCTAAATCATGGTGAGAGTGAATGAGATGTTGACAGTGAAAGTTGGTCTCAGCAGGATGTTTCAGTTCCCTCATCAGTGACAGTCAGGAGGTTTTTGTACGACCATGTGTACAAACTGAATCACTGTGGTATTCGGACCAGGAACCAAGCTGATTGTTACAAGTAAGTACTTTTATCTGATTGTACAACATGATACATTTGTAGCTTTGTCttcaaaatgatcaaaataaTTGATTCATTTGTTAGTCATTCTTGTATTTATCATGTGATGAAGAAAGAAATTACaggtttatttgttagtttgcGTCTGGAATGAcagttgttttcatttttacttttaaacaatggatttttttttaaacatcacaAAATCATTGAATCTAGTTAAAAGTGCATTATACGTTTTGAAAGAGAAGAAACTctagacatttgttttttgcaccACAAATGTGAAATAGtcatgtttttttgtattttgtgtaagTGGACGGCAGAACATTAAAATGGTTACAGATTTCACGTTATTTCTAAAAGTGACTgaaattacaaaaacatgttAGGATTCTCACAATATATGTTACAGTAATCATATTGTAAATGTTTATAGCTTAAGAAACAAGTAAGTACTTTTATCTGATCATACAACATGATACATTTGTAGATTCTGATTCAAACTAACGGAACATGATGAATTCtgtatgcacatatatacatttaAAGTTGTTAGAAATATTCATCATGTTtccagaggaaaaaagaaaactgtgttAGTTTGGAAAGGATACATAAATGAGTAATTTATCTTAAAGTTTAAAGTAATTTTTATCTGATCATACAATATGAtcaatttgtagttttttcttCAAACTGATAGAAAGTAAGGATTTCATGTATCAGTGGGTGTTTAAAATATGTCTTTATATCTGTGTTCACTAGTTTCATGACCAGAAAATCTATAACAGAAAAAAGTCTTCAGCTTCTGACGATTGTCTAAAATactgatttttttattgttacgtCAGTTTTGCTAAAAGTTGAATTCATCCAAAGTTATTGTCTTCAGTAAAATGTCCATACGATTTAGAGTTGAATGTAAAAggaaaaactgattttaaatTTCACGGACAAAATATTTGTGTTGAAATACTAACATTTAGTTGACGAAAAACTTAATTTGTCCAAATGAAGTCCATGATTGTTGGGATTGTGGGTTAGTTAATAAATCAGTGTGTGTTTTACTGATTTCATTTGATGTTGTGAGTGTGGTTCATGTCCTTCCAGGCTCCAGCCTCCCTCCTCCTGTCCTCACAGTCTTCCCTCCGTCCAGAGCTGAGCTCCAGTCCGACCAAGTCACTCTGGTCTGTCTGTCCAGTCAGGCTGGaccttttgcagatgtgagcTGGTTGTCTGCTGGGAGTCCAGTGAGCAGTGGGATCTCTACCAGCACCGCCGTTCAGACACCAGACCAGACTTTCCAGATCAGCAGCTCTCTGACCATCCAGACATCAGACTGGAACATGGATCAACTTTACACATGTAAAGTGTCTTTGGGCTCCCAGACTTCAGAGAAAACCATCAACAAGTCACAATGTCCTGCTGAAGGATAACAGAGGACCAGAAACATCATTTAACTTCTGCTTCTTTGCTCTTAATGCTGTTTCTTGATGATTAGTTTTTTTCCTTGTAAAAGAGATATTTAATCTTAATGCAActtcctaaaaagaaaaaaaaatgttttagattTAGAAACTGCTTGAAGTCAGACTGCTTGTTTCAATTCTGCATatttcacttgattttcaaaagcaaaaataaagttttcttcaTTGAACAAATGTACTTCTTTGTCTTAATTTAACAGTTAATTTAGTCAGAAACATTTGAAGAGCAGACAagataaatataaatgaaactAGATCTTCATCCTCTGTCAGTGAAGCGTCATCTATCTGCACCTCCCTCTCTGTCCTCCCAGGATGCACCTGCACACTTCCTCCATATTTATAGCTAAATGCAAATCAAGTGGTCAAGTGTCAGATGTCTGTAAAACTGGGAACGTAATGAGTTTTACTTTTGTTAGTGACACTTGATGCTTCTTGTTATCAGTTGAATCCTTTTAGCACCAGAACATCAGTGAATTTTGTTTTAGCAACATCAGAACTCCTTAATAAAGGTGGTTGTTACATGACacaaaacagtaaaaacatTCTCTATCATTAAGGACGTACTAATCATCACGTTCTGAGGAAAACTGTGAACTTGCAACTTTTTAACAGTGAAACAACACTGGCCTGAAAGTAGAGCAGAACTTTGTTCACTTCTGTGCTGCTGTCAGTTTTTACttcaaaatgaaattaaaactcctaatgtgtaaaaaaaaaagaaacagttttA
This window of the Cololabis saira isolate AMF1-May2022 chromosome 21, fColSai1.1, whole genome shotgun sequence genome carries:
- the LOC133421888 gene encoding immunoglobulin lambda-1 light chain-like, whose protein sequence is MLGTLCTLITALMYVDAAKVLTQTPAVHTVSAGQEVVLNCNIEKPEFKYVRWFKQVPGGTPQYVLRFYHSHSSPNEFGPGFSSDRFNSKATSNIDYQFIIQTAETGDSAVYHCQTWDNSTHSTEETVTQWVFGPGTKLIVTSSSLPPPVLTVFPPSRAELQSDQVTLVCLSSQAGPFADVSWLSAGSPVSSGISTSTAVQTPDQTFQISSSLTIQTCDWNMDQLYTCKVSLGSQTSEKTINKSQCPAEG